The DNA window CCGGGGGAGTGGCCTACCGTCCTTTGCGGGAGCATATTCTTTGCCGGCCACAAGATCGTCAAGGATCCTGAGGCGGGGATTTTCGATGAGCAGGCTGCCTTGGAGCTTCTTAAAACCGAAGGTAGACTCGCCGACGAATACGGTCTCGGGCGCATGGTGGACGTCATTGGCGAGACCGGAACCGCCTTAAAGAGCTACGTCAAGTTTGTCTTGGAGAACACCGATTGTCCCCTTTTGGTGGATTCTTCCTCGGTGAGGGCCCTCCTTGACGCTTTCCAGTACTTTGCTGGCAGCCAGGTCATGGAACGGCTAGTTTACAATTCTATCGACCCTCGGCAT is part of the Clostridia bacterium genome and encodes:
- a CDS encoding tetrahydromethanopterin S-methyltransferase subunit H, which encodes MFKLSTEQHTAVINNTHIGGQPGEWPTVLCGSIFFAGHKIVKDPEAGIFDEQAALELLKTEGRLADEYGLGRMVDVIGETGTALKSYVKFVLENTDCPLLVDSSSVRALLDAFQYFAGSQVMERLVYNSIDPRH